The stretch of DNA TTACCCAAACAGCAATGGGAGTAACAGTGGTAATAGATGTATTAGTTATTGTACTATTTACAATATGTTTTTCCATAGCCGTTCAAATAGTATCCGGAGTTGATTTTAACCTAAGTTCAATTGTAATTTTATTATTAGAACTACTGCTTGCTTTGTGTTTAGGATATGTACTTGGCAAATTAATTTCAGGAATCCTTTCTTTATCTTTAAGCCTTATCCTAAGAACCGTAATTATTCTGGTTACAGGATACGGAACATTCATTTTTACGCATTTAATAAGAGATATTAGTCCCACCTACTTACAATTTGAATTACACATTGAACCTTTGCTTATATGTATTGTTGCAAGCTTTTTAGTAACTAATTACAGTAAGTACCGACATGAATTTCAGAAAATTTTACATGATTCAGGCCCCATGATCTATGTAGCTTTTTTTACGCTTGTTGGAGCCATGTTGTCACTTGATATCTTAGCGAAGGTTTGGATAATTGCTTTAGTGTTATTTGCTGTAAGGTTAATTACCTTAATAATAGGTGCTTACATCGGTGGAATCATGGCAGGTGATCCTCCAATTTATAAACGCATTGGCTGGATGCCCTATGTAACACAGGCAGGAATTGGGCTGGGTCTTGCTACAGAAATTGCTGGTGAATTTAATGGTTGGGGAGCCGAATTTGCTACAATAATTATGGCAGTAATTGTATTGAACCAGTTTGTTGGCCCCCCTCTATTTAAATGGGTAATTTCTTATATTGGCGAAGCCCATATAAGGGCTGAAACACCCGTATTTGATGGTGAACGAGATGTAATAATATTTGGACTGGATGACCAATCTCTTGCACTGGCAAGACAACTCAAAAGTCATAATTGGGGGGTTAAAATAGCCTCATTAAGAAAAAGTGATGATGTTAATAATATTTCAGATGTTTATGTTGAGTTTATTAATGAATTAAATCTGAATGCAATAAAAACACTGG from Bacteroidota bacterium encodes:
- a CDS encoding potassium transporter TrkA, giving the protein MIYVLGFVWVLFASDYFAKFFQKIRLPLITGFLVTGIISGPHVLNLIEEDAINKLGFINDIALAFIAFAAGAELYLKELRSRFKSIVWNTIGQLFVTFFAASTAIYFLAEFIPFMQNMTTGYKIAVAILGATIFIARSPSSAIAVISEMRAKGPFTQTAMGVTVVIDVLVIVLFTICFSIAVQIVSGVDFNLSSIVILLLELLLALCLGYVLGKLISGILSLSLSLILRTVIILVTGYGTFIFTHLIRDISPTYLQFELHIEPLLICIVASFLVTNYSKYRHEFQKILHDSGPMIYVAFFTLVGAMLSLDILAKVWIIALVLFAVRLITLIIGAYIGGIMAGDPPIYKRIGWMPYVTQAGIGLGLATEIAGEFNGWGAEFATIIMAVIVLNQFVGPPLFKWVISYIGEAHIRAETPVFDGERDVIIFGLDDQSLALARQLKSHNWGVKIASLRKSDDVNNISDVYVEFINELNLNAIKTLETDKAEAIVLMLSDEENFKICELVYENIGTKEIVVKLNDRSFFNQFHEMGALIVEPATAMVGLLDHFVRAPLATSMILGMDEKHDTEDIEILDKDYHGISLRDLKLPVDVLILSVNHNGHIVVTHGYTRLRLGDIITVVGSPESIEELRLKFEV